One window from the genome of Rhodopseudomonas sp. P2A-2r encodes:
- a CDS encoding glycerophosphodiester phosphodiesterase, giving the protein MRAPDWLTARPVAHRGLHDRAHGVIENMPAAIRAAIAGNFSIEVDLQLTSDGEAMVHHDDMLGRLTDGTGALRDKTAAELRQICFKDTDERMMSLSDLCAMVGGRVALVLEVKSHFDGDRKLVGRVAEILKSYRGPVAGMSFDPDQVLALRQQIPDLVRGITAQRSYDDGEWSKLSAAQRADMLHLRHAFRTRPHFVAYWVNQLPAPEPWIARHVFGCALLAWTVRTPEQRAAATAYADQMIFEGFVPGA; this is encoded by the coding sequence ATGCGTGCACCCGACTGGTTGACCGCCCGCCCCGTGGCGCATCGCGGCCTGCACGACCGCGCCCACGGCGTGATCGAGAACATGCCCGCTGCGATTCGCGCCGCCATCGCGGGCAACTTCAGCATCGAGGTCGATCTGCAGCTCACCAGCGACGGCGAAGCGATGGTGCACCATGACGACATGCTCGGCCGCCTCACCGACGGCACCGGCGCGTTGCGTGACAAGACTGCCGCCGAGCTGCGACAGATCTGCTTCAAGGACACCGACGAGCGGATGATGTCGCTGAGCGATCTCTGCGCCATGGTCGGCGGTCGCGTGGCGCTGGTGCTCGAAGTGAAAAGTCACTTTGACGGCGACCGTAAACTCGTTGGGCGGGTTGCAGAAATCCTGAAATCCTATCGCGGCCCGGTGGCCGGCATGTCGTTCGACCCCGACCAGGTGCTGGCGCTGCGCCAGCAGATTCCGGACCTGGTGCGCGGCATCACCGCGCAGCGCAGCTATGACGACGGCGAGTGGAGCAAGCTCTCGGCGGCACAGCGTGCCGACATGCTTCATCTTCGCCACGCCTTCCGGACCCGACCGCATTTCGTCGCCTACTGGGTCAACCAGTTGCCGGCCCCGGAGCCGTGGATCGCCCGCCACGTCTTCGGTTGTGCCTTGCTCGCCTGGACCGTGCGCACCCCGGAGCAGCGCGCCGCCGCGACTGCCTATGCCGACCAGATGATCTTCGAGGGTTTTGTGCCTGGCGCCTGA
- a CDS encoding cell envelope integrity EipB family protein gives MRRPSSLSRLRLGSLALATVVLASVPGLGIRASHAAANAPFLSHQALYELNLLKSRGSAAINSARGRILYNFSGSACEGYTSDFRQVSELESGEGKNTLSDLRSTSWEDGEGKSYRFKIDTRMNDGDPSAVDGIAERSGDHITVKLKQPVTKTFNLDGATVFPTEQIHRIIAAARDGKSVLELKVYDGSDTGEKVYNTLTVIGQAIPGDRAAKEPDPATSSEAMKSLTRWPVTVSYYDESAKPSSGEQSPVYAMSFELYENGVSRSLVLDYNDFVISGTMGKFNVKDSKPCK, from the coding sequence ATGCGCCGCCCATCCTCCCTCTCGCGCCTTCGCCTCGGTTCGCTGGCGCTCGCAACCGTGGTGCTTGCGAGCGTGCCGGGTCTTGGCATCCGCGCGTCTCATGCCGCTGCCAATGCTCCGTTCCTGTCGCATCAGGCGCTGTATGAACTCAACCTGCTGAAATCTCGCGGCAGCGCGGCGATCAACAGCGCTCGCGGACGCATCCTGTACAATTTCTCCGGCAGCGCCTGCGAAGGCTACACCTCGGATTTCCGCCAGGTGTCGGAGCTGGAGAGCGGCGAGGGCAAGAACACGCTCAGCGACCTGCGCTCCACCAGCTGGGAAGACGGCGAAGGCAAGAGCTATCGGTTCAAGATCGACACCCGGATGAACGACGGCGATCCCAGCGCGGTCGATGGCATCGCCGAGCGCAGTGGCGATCATATCACCGTGAAACTGAAGCAGCCGGTGACGAAGACGTTCAACCTCGATGGCGCCACCGTGTTTCCCACCGAGCAGATCCATCGCATCATCGCCGCCGCGCGCGACGGCAAGTCGGTGCTCGAGCTCAAGGTCTATGACGGCTCCGACACCGGCGAGAAGGTCTACAACACGCTCACCGTGATCGGCCAGGCGATCCCCGGCGATCGCGCCGCCAAGGAGCCGGACCCGGCGACATCCAGCGAGGCGATGAAGTCGCTGACGCGCTGGCCGGTGACGGTCAGCTATTACGACGAGTCGGCCAAGCCCAGCAGCGGCGAACAGTCGCCGGTCTATGCCATGTCATTCGAACTGTACGAGAACGGCGTGTCGCGCTCGCTGGTGCTGGACTACAATGATTTCGTGATTTCCGGCACCATGGGCAAGTTCAACGTCAAGGACTCCAAGCCTTGCAAGTGA
- a CDS encoding RidA family protein, whose amino-acid sequence MAGTVEQKLADLGITLHEPVSPVANYVGFVRTGNLLFVSGQVCVNPEGKLIAKGKLGAGVTVEQGSAAARGCAINLLAQIKAALGDLDKVVRVVRLGGFVNSAPDFTDGPKVLNGASDLMVAAFGDKGRHARTTVGVASLPADAAVEVEGVFEVA is encoded by the coding sequence ATGGCAGGAACGGTCGAGCAGAAACTTGCAGATCTGGGAATCACCTTGCATGAGCCGGTGAGCCCGGTGGCGAACTATGTCGGCTTCGTGCGCACCGGCAATTTGCTGTTCGTGTCCGGCCAGGTCTGCGTCAATCCGGAGGGCAAGCTGATTGCCAAGGGCAAGCTCGGCGCCGGCGTCACCGTCGAACAGGGCAGCGCCGCCGCGCGCGGTTGCGCCATCAACCTGCTGGCCCAGATCAAGGCGGCGCTTGGCGATCTCGACAAGGTCGTTCGCGTGGTCCGGCTCGGCGGCTTCGTCAATTCGGCGCCGGATTTTACCGACGGACCGAAGGTGCTGAACGGTGCCTCCGATCTGATGGTCGCGGCGTTCGGCGACAAGGGCCGCCACGCCCGCACCACAGTCGGCGTTGCCTCCTTGCCTGCCGATGCGGCGGTCGAGGTCGAAGGCGTGTTCGAAGTCGCCTGA